A region of Myxococcus stipitatus DSM 14675 DNA encodes the following proteins:
- a CDS encoding methyltransferase domain-containing protein, giving the protein MGDVALLACPACRGTLVFHGQEDEGCVAWGWLRCGGCAEAWPVKRGLARLFREDAVRGTDRLMRAIYDGLPALHDPLTTVLTPLLQFVSEAKMRAAYLRRMELGTLRSSPDGMPLRVLEVGVGAGANLPLIRRELVSGQEVEVWGVDLSEGMLGRCQARLRKGSYPDVRLMMADGHSLPFPEGMFDRVLSVGGIGAYRDPAKGLRELARVAKPGTPVVVVDEQLDLARQPSLLQRAAFRAITFYTRDAHCPRELLPSLATDVLEEQVSPFFYCLRFRMRELRATAVTG; this is encoded by the coding sequence GTGGGGGATGTCGCGCTGCTGGCCTGCCCGGCCTGTCGTGGGACGTTGGTGTTCCACGGCCAGGAGGACGAGGGCTGCGTGGCCTGGGGCTGGCTGCGCTGTGGCGGATGCGCGGAGGCGTGGCCGGTGAAGCGTGGCCTCGCGCGGCTGTTCCGCGAGGACGCCGTGCGCGGCACGGACCGCTTGATGCGGGCCATCTACGACGGACTGCCCGCGCTGCATGACCCGCTCACCACCGTGCTCACGCCGCTGCTCCAGTTCGTGTCCGAGGCGAAGATGCGCGCGGCCTACCTGCGCCGGATGGAGCTGGGCACGCTGCGCTCCTCGCCCGACGGGATGCCGCTGCGCGTGCTCGAGGTCGGCGTGGGCGCGGGCGCGAACCTCCCGCTCATCCGCCGCGAGCTCGTCTCCGGCCAGGAGGTCGAAGTCTGGGGCGTGGACCTGAGCGAGGGAATGCTGGGCCGCTGCCAGGCCCGGCTCCGCAAGGGCAGCTACCCCGACGTTCGCCTGATGATGGCGGACGGGCACTCGCTGCCGTTCCCCGAGGGCATGTTCGACCGCGTGCTCAGCGTGGGCGGCATCGGCGCGTATCGCGACCCGGCCAAGGGCCTGCGAGAGCTGGCCCGCGTCGCGAAGCCCGGCACGCCCGTCGTCGTGGTCGACGAGCAGCTCGACCTGGCGCGCCAGCCCTCGCTCCTCCAGCGCGCCGCGTTCCGCGCCATCACCTTCTACACGCGCGACGCGCACTGTCCCCGGGAGCTCCTCCCGTCGCTCGCCACCGACGTGCTGGAGGAGCAGGTGTCCCCGTTCTTCTACTGCCTGCGCTTCCGGATGCGGGAGCTGCGGGCCACGGCCGTCACGGGTTGA
- a CDS encoding efflux RND transporter periplasmic adaptor subunit has product MRLVRTVGAVCAAALAWMSCKSQEGPQGGAAGAGMAMPVEVISLSPGEVRDAADYVGTLISRTSIIVYPQVAGYIQSIPVKPGTWVKDQEVLLVVDPRREQAGLRATQAQRASALAQREFARRTQERSAQLLKEGLQSRQDYEQAVAQARQAEASARAIEAQIQSQRVQLGFYEVSAPFAGMVGDFPVKVGDYVTPQTELTTLDQSRMLEVAVQVPVDRARAIQIGKTPVELLDEKDKVVVAAPVFFVAPTPSATTQLVEVRAAFENKEGLRAGEMVRTRVVYEVREALTVPTVAVTQISGQSFVYEVATVDGGTVARRAPLSVGEVTGNDYEVTGGADAGVQVVVSGLQLLRDGQPIKPTPARPAQGQGVGGASDAGQ; this is encoded by the coding sequence ATGCGACTGGTGAGGACGGTGGGCGCCGTGTGTGCGGCGGCCCTGGCGTGGATGAGCTGCAAGAGCCAGGAAGGCCCTCAAGGAGGCGCGGCCGGCGCGGGCATGGCGATGCCCGTGGAGGTCATCTCCCTGTCACCGGGCGAGGTGCGCGACGCGGCCGACTACGTGGGCACGCTCATCTCCCGCACCAGCATCATCGTGTATCCGCAGGTGGCCGGTTACATCCAATCGATTCCCGTGAAGCCGGGCACGTGGGTGAAGGACCAGGAGGTCCTGCTCGTCGTGGACCCGCGCCGCGAGCAGGCGGGACTGCGCGCCACCCAGGCCCAGCGGGCCTCCGCGCTCGCGCAGCGCGAGTTCGCCCGGCGCACCCAGGAGCGCAGCGCGCAGCTCCTCAAGGAAGGCCTCCAGAGCCGCCAGGACTACGAGCAGGCCGTGGCACAGGCGCGGCAGGCGGAGGCGAGCGCGCGAGCGATTGAAGCGCAAATCCAATCGCAGCGCGTGCAGCTGGGCTTCTACGAGGTGAGCGCGCCCTTCGCCGGGATGGTGGGCGACTTCCCGGTGAAGGTGGGCGACTACGTGACGCCGCAGACGGAGCTCACCACGCTGGACCAGAGCCGCATGCTGGAGGTCGCCGTGCAGGTGCCGGTGGACCGGGCGCGCGCCATCCAGATTGGCAAGACACCGGTGGAGCTGCTCGACGAGAAGGACAAGGTCGTGGTGGCCGCGCCCGTCTTCTTCGTCGCCCCCACGCCCAGCGCCACGACGCAGCTGGTGGAGGTGCGGGCCGCCTTCGAGAACAAGGAGGGGCTGCGCGCCGGGGAGATGGTGCGCACGCGGGTGGTGTACGAAGTGCGGGAAGCGCTCACCGTGCCCACCGTCGCGGTGACTCAAATCAGCGGCCAGTCCTTCGTGTACGAGGTCGCCACCGTGGATGGCGGCACCGTGGCCCGCCGCGCGCCGCTGTCCGTGGGCGAGGTGACGGGCAACGACTACGAGGTGACGGGCGGCGCCGACGCGGGCGTCCAGGTGGTGGTGAGCGGACTGCAGCTGCTGCGCGATGGCCAGCCCATCAAGCCCACGCCCGCCAGGCCCGCGCAGGGCCAGGGCGTGGGCGGCGCCTCCGACGCGGGCCAGTGA
- a CDS encoding SDR family NAD(P)-dependent oxidoreductase, which produces MSDSGEQRGTGERQWALILGASSGTGAAIAHAVANKPGLNVFGVHRGRYLDSAAQVERQAKDAGRRVLMWQADASTPEAAEAGVRALREVAGPGAVKLFVHSIAGASVGRFLSEGEDRLHAKRVRRTFDTMAHSFVYWTQALVASDMLAPEARLLGLQNTLKETHLTNTGLISASKAALEMYVRYLAMELGGLGHRVNLLKFGTVMTPALKHVYTPEALERLEEAHARMNPAGRMCTVEEVARFVGVLCGEEAGWFNGATIDYTGGMTLRLLDLVLNP; this is translated from the coding sequence ATGAGCGACTCGGGGGAGCAACGAGGCACGGGAGAGCGACAGTGGGCGCTCATCCTCGGGGCCTCATCGGGCACGGGCGCGGCGATTGCCCACGCGGTGGCGAACAAGCCCGGGCTGAATGTGTTTGGCGTGCACCGGGGACGCTATCTGGACAGCGCCGCGCAGGTGGAGCGGCAGGCGAAGGACGCGGGCCGGCGCGTGCTCATGTGGCAGGCGGATGCCTCCACGCCCGAGGCCGCCGAGGCCGGTGTCCGCGCGCTGAGAGAGGTGGCGGGGCCCGGCGCGGTGAAGCTGTTCGTGCACTCCATCGCGGGAGCGTCCGTGGGGCGCTTCCTGTCGGAGGGTGAGGACCGGCTCCACGCGAAGCGGGTGCGCCGGACGTTCGACACGATGGCGCACTCGTTCGTGTACTGGACGCAGGCGCTGGTGGCCTCCGACATGCTGGCGCCCGAGGCGCGGCTGCTGGGATTGCAGAACACGCTGAAGGAGACGCACCTGACGAACACGGGCCTCATCAGCGCGTCGAAGGCCGCGCTGGAGATGTACGTGCGCTACCTGGCCATGGAATTGGGCGGGCTGGGGCACCGGGTGAACCTGCTCAAGTTCGGCACGGTGATGACGCCCGCGCTCAAGCACGTCTACACGCCCGAGGCCCTGGAGCGGCTGGAGGAGGCGCACGCGCGCATGAACCCCGCCGGGCGCATGTGCACGGTGGAGGAGGTCGCGCGCTTCGTGGGTGTGCTGTGTGGCGAGGAGGCTGGCTGGTTCAACGGCGCGACCATCGACTACACGGGCGGCATGACGCTGCGCCTGCTGGACCTGGTGCTCAACCCGTGA
- a CDS encoding lysophospholipid acyltransferase family protein, with product MMRASGLPLAAWLSVFGLLRRYHRYQVVNLEPLLRPGAKLIVGYHGRPLAVDLCMLTVTLHEQLGYLPHGVAHGAFDRLPGMRAVADGLGFVTGDDPRLEEAVARGEHVLVQPGGTREGCRSFRHRYEVSWGERLGYLRLAIRYRLPIVPVAGSGMDDAYLGLNDGYALGRRVGMPARLPLWLGVGATGVWPFSLPFPVRMTQWVGEPLTRHLAPGFDAGDRGAMLEAHREVAGAVQALLDRARGPRPESMA from the coding sequence ATGATGCGCGCGAGCGGCCTGCCCCTGGCCGCATGGCTGAGCGTCTTCGGGCTGCTGCGCCGCTACCACCGCTACCAGGTGGTGAACCTGGAGCCGCTCCTGCGCCCGGGGGCCAAGCTCATCGTCGGCTATCACGGACGTCCCCTCGCGGTGGACCTGTGCATGCTGACCGTCACCCTGCATGAGCAACTGGGTTACCTTCCCCACGGCGTGGCGCATGGCGCGTTCGACCGCCTCCCCGGGATGCGCGCGGTGGCGGACGGGCTGGGCTTCGTGACGGGCGATGACCCCAGGCTGGAGGAGGCGGTGGCGCGGGGCGAGCACGTGCTGGTGCAGCCGGGAGGCACCCGCGAGGGCTGCCGGAGCTTCCGGCATCGGTATGAGGTGAGCTGGGGCGAGCGGCTGGGCTACCTGCGGCTGGCGATTCGCTACCGGCTGCCCATCGTCCCCGTGGCGGGCAGCGGCATGGACGACGCATACCTGGGGCTCAATGACGGGTATGCGCTGGGACGGCGCGTGGGGATGCCCGCGCGGCTGCCGCTCTGGCTGGGCGTGGGCGCCACGGGCGTGTGGCCTTTCTCGTTGCCGTTTCCGGTGAGGATGACGCAGTGGGTGGGGGAGCCGCTCACGCGGCACCTGGCGCCGGGCTTCGACGCGGGTGACCGGGGAGCGATGTTGGAAGCACACCGGGAAGTGGCGGGCGCCGTGCAGGCCCTGCTGGACCGGGCACGCGGACCGCGGCCCGAGTCGATGGCATGA
- a CDS encoding 3-oxoacyl-ACP synthase III family protein, with translation MIPVRILGTASLQPGPPVTTEALCARVGRDAQEVLRKTGILTRHFAPPGMTTAAVAAQALRGALEAAGLEARALRRILCVTSMGGDVTTPATANRVAAALGLAGSCDAMDLSNACMGFLSAFDVGARSVATGLGPVGIVSVELLSRTTTPEDPRPYLVLGDAAAAAILGAARPGEGVLGVALGNDGTLPPDVVLENPHATGKPERMRFLTPNKAMTRVALEALMRAARSVLDEARVALGDVEWVLTHQPNGRMLDAVMDALGLHAERGVRVVDTVGSVGSASLPTALDRLLRTRPVKAGDRILMVGVGAGVAHGAVLYRVGG, from the coding sequence ATGATTCCCGTGCGAATCCTGGGGACGGCGAGCCTGCAACCGGGTCCACCCGTGACGACCGAGGCGCTGTGCGCTCGCGTGGGCCGCGACGCCCAGGAGGTGCTGCGCAAGACGGGCATCCTCACGCGCCACTTCGCGCCGCCAGGGATGACGACGGCGGCCGTGGCCGCGCAGGCCTTGCGGGGCGCTCTGGAGGCGGCGGGGCTGGAGGCGCGGGCGCTCCGGCGCATCCTCTGCGTCACCTCCATGGGCGGCGACGTCACCACGCCCGCCACGGCGAACCGGGTGGCCGCGGCGCTGGGGCTCGCGGGGAGCTGCGACGCCATGGACCTGAGCAACGCGTGCATGGGCTTCTTGAGCGCGTTCGACGTGGGCGCGCGCTCGGTGGCCACGGGCCTGGGCCCGGTGGGCATCGTGTCGGTGGAGCTGCTGTCGCGCACGACGACGCCGGAGGACCCCAGGCCCTACCTCGTGCTCGGAGACGCGGCGGCGGCGGCCATCCTCGGAGCGGCGCGCCCGGGCGAAGGGGTGCTCGGGGTGGCGCTGGGCAACGACGGCACGCTGCCTCCGGACGTGGTGCTGGAGAATCCGCACGCGACGGGGAAGCCCGAGCGGATGCGCTTCCTGACGCCCAACAAGGCCATGACACGCGTGGCGCTGGAGGCGCTGATGCGCGCGGCGCGCTCGGTGCTGGACGAGGCGCGGGTGGCCCTGGGCGACGTGGAGTGGGTGCTCACGCATCAACCCAACGGGCGGATGCTGGACGCGGTGATGGATGCCCTGGGCCTGCACGCGGAGCGGGGCGTGCGCGTGGTGGACACGGTGGGCAGCGTGGGCTCCGCGTCGCTGCCCACGGCGCTGGACCGGCTGCTGCGCACGCGGCCCGTCAAGGCCGGGGACCGCATCCTCATGGTGGGAGTGGGCGCGGGCGTCGCGCACGGCGCGGTGCTGTACCGGGTGGGAGGATGA
- a CDS encoding efflux RND transporter permease subunit, translating into MFTDFFIRRLIFASVLSIIITLAGAISIPALPIEQYPDLSLPEVQVTATYIGASAETVESAVTTVLERQLNGVQGMRYISSSSSNTGVSTITVTFDQGRDLDIAAVDVQNRVATASAQLPAAVNALGITITKAQTQLLMAFGLFSQGGHYDTEFLSNYADVYIRDALLRVKGVGNVTIFGERRFAMRLWLDPSELARRKLTASDVVGALQAQNVQVGAGQVGQEPAPKGQNYLFTLRVQSQLVTAEQFGAIVVQRGQDGSLVRIRDVGKVELGAENYAQLLRFNGTEAVGLGIFQLPGSNALEVRNGVIKELDRLQKSFPPGVKYQDAFDTTVAVRSSIEEVLRTLVEAVILVVLVIFVFLHGWRSVLVVATTLPVSLIGTFLFVSAFGFSLNTLTLFGLTLATGLVVDDAIVVIENVERTMEEGFAPREATQRGMRQVAGAVVAIALVLSAVFVPVSFFPGTTGAIYRQFALTLAFSISLSALVALTLSPALCARLLRPHEGQKWKVFRQFDRGMDRFRDAYGRLLRRLIGPLKWPVVMVFGLCLLATVWVYRATPSGFIPDEDQGYIIVAVQGPEGTSLDYTRRVLLQTEEVLRKQEEVTDIFTVGGFSLLGTGANYGVLFANLRPWSERKGTEHSVAGIIERLRGPLLAIGGARVLPFQPPAIRGVGSVGGFEFVLEDQQGTRTLAQIAQTTEALVGKANQNPQLRGVFSSFTANTPLLDVEVDREKALSLGVPMESLFATLQVYLGSQYVNDFTFANRVYRVFVQAAMPFRSQPKDVGALYVRTSGGDMVPMESLVRVVPVTSAQNISHYNLYRSAEVNGQAAPGVSSGQALEAMAAAAREVLPEGYTYEWTGLSLEQQEAGGKVLLIFALGIIFVFLVLSAQYESFALPFVILLGVPVAMLGALGFQNLRGLQNDVFCQVGLVMLVGLSSKNAILIVEFAEQLRHEGYSVMESAVEAARTRLRPILMTSFAFLMGVIPLVIASGAGAAARKSLGTTVFGGMLLSTFVNLIFIPVLYAVVEAARSRVLKRHEHARPGGGGAPPPGGEPPRPQPA; encoded by the coding sequence ATGTTCACGGACTTCTTCATCCGAAGGCTCATCTTCGCCAGCGTGCTGTCCATCATCATCACGCTGGCGGGGGCCATCAGCATCCCCGCGCTCCCCATCGAGCAGTACCCGGACCTGTCGCTGCCCGAGGTGCAGGTGACGGCCACGTACATCGGAGCGTCGGCGGAGACGGTGGAGAGCGCCGTCACGACGGTGCTGGAGCGACAGCTCAACGGCGTGCAGGGGATGCGCTACATCTCCTCCTCCAGCAGCAACACGGGCGTGAGCACCATCACCGTCACCTTCGACCAGGGGCGGGACCTGGACATCGCCGCGGTGGACGTGCAGAACCGCGTGGCCACCGCGTCCGCGCAGCTGCCCGCCGCGGTCAACGCGCTGGGCATCACCATCACCAAGGCCCAGACGCAGCTGCTCATGGCCTTCGGCCTCTTCTCCCAGGGCGGCCACTACGACACGGAGTTCCTGAGCAACTACGCGGACGTCTACATCCGCGACGCGCTCCTGCGCGTGAAGGGCGTGGGCAACGTCACCATCTTCGGTGAGCGGCGCTTCGCGATGCGCCTGTGGCTGGACCCCTCCGAGCTGGCGCGGCGCAAGCTGACGGCGTCGGACGTGGTGGGCGCGCTCCAGGCGCAGAACGTCCAGGTGGGCGCCGGCCAGGTGGGCCAGGAGCCCGCGCCGAAGGGACAGAACTACCTGTTCACGCTGCGGGTGCAGAGCCAGCTCGTCACGGCGGAGCAGTTCGGGGCCATCGTCGTGCAGCGGGGGCAGGACGGCTCGCTGGTGCGCATCCGGGACGTGGGCAAGGTGGAGCTGGGCGCGGAGAACTACGCGCAGCTGTTGCGCTTCAACGGCACGGAGGCGGTGGGCCTGGGCATCTTCCAGCTCCCGGGCTCCAACGCGCTGGAGGTGCGCAACGGCGTCATCAAGGAGCTGGACCGGCTCCAGAAGAGCTTCCCGCCGGGCGTGAAGTACCAGGACGCCTTCGACACCACCGTGGCCGTGCGCTCCTCCATCGAGGAGGTGCTGCGCACCCTGGTCGAGGCCGTCATCCTCGTCGTGCTGGTCATCTTCGTCTTCCTGCACGGCTGGAGAAGCGTGCTGGTGGTCGCCACCACGCTGCCGGTGTCACTGATTGGCACCTTCCTCTTCGTCAGCGCGTTCGGCTTCTCGCTCAACACCCTCACGCTCTTCGGCCTCACGCTGGCCACGGGCCTGGTGGTGGACGACGCCATCGTCGTCATCGAGAACGTGGAGCGCACCATGGAAGAGGGCTTCGCGCCCCGCGAGGCCACGCAGCGAGGCATGCGCCAGGTGGCCGGCGCCGTGGTGGCCATCGCCCTGGTGCTCTCCGCGGTGTTCGTCCCCGTGTCCTTCTTCCCCGGCACCACCGGCGCCATCTACCGCCAGTTCGCGCTCACCCTCGCCTTCTCCATCAGCCTCTCCGCGCTCGTCGCGCTGACGCTGTCCCCCGCCCTGTGCGCGCGGCTCTTGCGTCCGCACGAGGGTCAGAAGTGGAAGGTGTTCCGTCAGTTCGACCGGGGCATGGACCGCTTCCGCGACGCCTACGGCCGGCTCTTGCGGCGGCTCATCGGTCCGCTGAAGTGGCCGGTGGTGATGGTCTTCGGCCTGTGCCTGCTCGCCACCGTCTGGGTGTACCGGGCCACGCCCTCCGGCTTCATCCCGGACGAGGACCAGGGCTACATCATCGTCGCGGTGCAGGGCCCGGAGGGCACGTCGCTGGACTACACGCGCCGGGTGCTGCTCCAGACGGAGGAGGTGCTGCGCAAGCAGGAGGAGGTGACGGACATCTTCACCGTCGGCGGCTTCTCGCTCCTGGGCACCGGCGCCAACTACGGCGTGCTCTTCGCCAACCTGCGCCCGTGGAGCGAGCGCAAGGGCACCGAGCACAGCGTGGCGGGCATCATCGAGCGGCTGCGAGGCCCGCTGCTCGCCATCGGCGGCGCGCGCGTGCTGCCCTTCCAGCCGCCCGCCATCCGCGGCGTGGGCAGCGTGGGCGGCTTCGAGTTCGTGCTCGAGGACCAGCAGGGCACGCGCACCCTCGCGCAGATTGCCCAGACGACCGAGGCGCTGGTGGGCAAGGCCAACCAGAACCCCCAGCTGCGCGGTGTCTTTTCGTCCTTCACCGCCAACACGCCGCTGCTCGACGTGGAGGTGGACCGGGAGAAGGCGCTGTCCCTGGGCGTGCCCATGGAGTCGCTGTTCGCGACGCTCCAGGTCTACCTGGGCAGCCAATATGTTAACGACTTCACATTCGCCAACCGCGTGTATCGGGTGTTCGTCCAGGCGGCCATGCCCTTCCGCAGCCAGCCCAAGGACGTCGGCGCGCTCTATGTGCGCACCTCCGGCGGCGACATGGTCCCCATGGAGTCCCTGGTCCGGGTGGTCCCCGTCACCAGCGCGCAGAACATCTCTCACTACAATCTGTATCGTTCCGCCGAGGTGAACGGACAGGCGGCGCCCGGCGTCAGCAGCGGGCAGGCGCTGGAGGCGATGGCGGCGGCGGCGCGGGAGGTGTTGCCGGAGGGCTACACCTACGAGTGGACGGGCCTGTCGCTGGAGCAGCAGGAGGCGGGCGGCAAGGTGCTGCTCATCTTCGCCTTGGGAATCATCTTCGTGTTCCTGGTGCTCTCCGCGCAGTATGAGAGCTTCGCGCTGCCCTTCGTCATCTTGCTGGGCGTGCCGGTGGCCATGCTGGGGGCGCTCGGGTTCCAGAACCTGCGCGGGCTGCAGAATGACGTCTTCTGCCAGGTGGGGCTGGTGATGCTCGTGGGCCTCTCCAGCAAGAACGCCATCCTCATCGTGGAGTTCGCGGAGCAACTGCGTCACGAGGGTTACAGCGTGATGGAAAGCGCCGTCGAGGCAGCCCGCACGCGCCTGCGTCCCATCCTGATGACGTCCTTCGCGTTCCTCATGGGCGTGATTCCGCTGGTGATTGCCTCGGGCGCGGGCGCGGCGGCCCGCAAGTCCCTGGGCACCACCGTGTTCGGCGGGATGTTGTTGTCCACGTTCGTCAATCTCATCTTCATCCCCGTGCTGTACGCGGTGGTGGAGGCGGCGCGCTCCCGAGTCCTCAAGCGCCATGAGCACGCCCGGCCCGGTGGCGGAGGAGCACCTCCTCCCGGTGGCGAGCCTCCTCGGCCGCAGCCCGCCTGA
- a CDS encoding patatin-like phospholipase family protein: MPLDVQRRRLYALKRAPALRHTSNTVLLQLLDVAWDVTWARDTVLCEEGQEAHGFFLLLEGELEALRDGESLLTLRPGTPLGFEALMGGRYSVTARATTACKGLFFPRDDVWTLVQASAGLRQDLKRLLVHAAPPRREDPLPQVEVVSFSSQVQAMPLSRLIELVAKVITHEFKDRVLLVRPAEPGSSELPLRGADGVMRATVPSLGPGAPGLITLSRLRELTQKHDPHYVFLDGCQAVEGEPLVDKHVVLVEHPEDAPSPGSSEGRVLPTVVIDPRRPPRDSLLEGRPHDGPSVSSRVLPPCRLRLNPTRLDVLEVDARPLMEVGLCPAERDAMSRWARAITHRRVGLALSGGGVWGFYHVHILRWLMEHRVPVDFISSSSMGSLVGAYFCGTALDGRSGLEGLHRLEERAMSHQLSLAAMAAVVTTYSFEHLIARDLGEVRLEELPIRFLPVATDLTNGECVALERGPVARGVRASGSAPGLWAPTLVPPARYVDGAFTSMVPASVLVSAGADLVFSSNIFPFGLRETAWMPGSRVGRFLAGLNPVSRALDLVASGVLLLHRSGDAESLMADVSYDIQSADTPLRTAMEFAKARDILERAASDEALAWKLAELHGHWEQMRVHCGPHGRRCGGQQAA; the protein is encoded by the coding sequence ATGCCCCTCGACGTCCAGCGTCGTCGGCTGTACGCGCTCAAACGCGCTCCCGCATTGCGGCACACCAGCAACACCGTCCTCCTCCAGCTCCTGGACGTGGCCTGGGATGTCACCTGGGCTCGGGACACGGTGTTGTGTGAGGAAGGCCAGGAGGCGCACGGCTTCTTCCTGCTGCTGGAGGGAGAGCTGGAGGCGCTTCGCGATGGTGAATCGCTGCTCACCTTGAGGCCCGGAACCCCGCTGGGCTTCGAGGCCCTGATGGGCGGGCGCTACTCCGTCACCGCGCGCGCGACGACCGCGTGCAAGGGCCTGTTCTTCCCGCGCGACGACGTGTGGACGCTGGTGCAGGCCAGCGCGGGGCTGCGGCAGGACCTCAAGCGGCTGCTCGTCCACGCGGCGCCCCCCCGGCGCGAGGACCCGCTGCCTCAAGTGGAGGTGGTGTCCTTCTCCAGCCAGGTGCAGGCCATGCCCTTGTCACGGCTCATCGAGCTGGTGGCCAAGGTCATCACCCATGAGTTCAAGGACCGGGTGCTGCTCGTCCGCCCCGCGGAGCCCGGCTCGTCCGAGCTGCCCCTGAGGGGCGCGGACGGCGTGATGCGCGCCACGGTGCCTTCCCTGGGCCCCGGCGCGCCGGGCCTCATCACCCTCTCCCGCCTGCGCGAGCTCACCCAGAAGCACGACCCGCACTACGTCTTCCTCGACGGGTGCCAGGCGGTGGAGGGGGAGCCGCTCGTCGACAAGCACGTCGTCCTCGTCGAGCACCCGGAGGATGCGCCCTCGCCCGGCTCCAGCGAGGGGCGCGTGCTGCCCACGGTGGTCATCGACCCGCGACGTCCGCCTCGGGACAGCCTGCTGGAGGGCCGGCCACACGACGGGCCGAGCGTGAGCTCTCGCGTGCTGCCGCCGTGCAGGCTGCGGCTGAACCCCACGCGGCTGGACGTGCTGGAGGTGGACGCGCGGCCGCTGATGGAGGTGGGGCTGTGCCCCGCGGAGCGCGACGCGATGTCGCGCTGGGCGCGGGCCATCACCCACCGGCGCGTGGGGCTGGCGCTCAGCGGCGGGGGGGTCTGGGGTTTCTACCACGTGCACATCCTGCGCTGGTTGATGGAGCACCGCGTGCCGGTGGACTTCATCAGCAGCTCCAGCATGGGCTCGCTCGTGGGGGCGTACTTCTGCGGCACCGCGCTGGATGGGCGCAGCGGCCTGGAGGGACTGCACCGCCTGGAGGAGCGGGCCATGAGCCACCAGCTCTCGCTGGCGGCGATGGCGGCCGTGGTCACAACCTACTCCTTCGAGCACCTCATCGCGCGCGACCTGGGAGAGGTGCGGCTGGAGGAGCTGCCCATCCGCTTCCTGCCCGTGGCGACGGACCTGACGAACGGGGAGTGTGTGGCGCTGGAGCGAGGCCCCGTCGCCCGAGGCGTGCGCGCCAGCGGCTCCGCGCCAGGGCTGTGGGCCCCCACCCTGGTGCCCCCCGCACGGTATGTGGATGGCGCCTTCACCAGCATGGTGCCCGCGAGCGTGTTGGTGAGCGCGGGCGCGGACCTGGTCTTCTCCAGCAACATCTTTCCCTTCGGGCTGCGAGAGACGGCCTGGATGCCAGGCTCTCGCGTGGGGCGCTTCCTGGCGGGGCTCAATCCGGTCTCCAGGGCCCTGGACCTGGTCGCCAGCGGTGTGCTGCTCTTGCACCGCAGCGGTGACGCGGAGAGCTTGATGGCGGACGTGAGCTACGACATCCAGTCAGCGGATACGCCGCTGAGAACGGCCATGGAGTTCGCCAAGGCGCGCGATATCCTGGAGCGCGCGGCCTCGGATGAAGCGCTGGCGTGGAAGCTGGCGGAGCTGCACGGGCACTGGGAGCAGATGCGCGTGCACTGCGGCCCCCATGGGCGGCGATGCGGAGGACAGCAGGCCGCATGA